The window CCCTGCCATCAAAATTTAATTCTACTgttctttatatattttttaattggatCCTCTAGGGTCTAGAAGTATCAATGAATACAGCTCAAAAGCTACTGCTCTTTTGGCATTACTATTAAACTTTTTCATGGATGACATCCCATAATCTGAAGCTTTGGTATGAATAAGAGGTTCTTTGGCACTCTTATGGTAGCAAAAAGATGTGTGTGGGTCCCGTCATgaccattatatatatatatatatatatatatatatatatatatatatatatatatatatatatatatatatatacctttttcatttttcactcTCCTCAAAATCCAAGCCTAAGAAGAACAACAATACCCTTTGACGCCTGCAAACCCAGCTTCCCTCTTTATGAATATCACGTCGGTAATCCGCTGCCGATTCCCGATGAGCCACTATTTCCGACCAACTCGCCGATTAGCCACCACCTTCTTCTGACAACCTTTTCTCTTTCTGTTTCTTGGTCTATTTTATCTCTTATCTGCTCCCTTTGTTCTTTGCCATCTTCTCCATTGCCGACCAATTCTCCGGCAGCCACCCACCAGTTTCCAGCCAATTCGTCGGCCGTCTGTTTTCCCAGTCCACCAGCAAACCCACTACCAAGCTAAACATCAAAAGTCCTCATTTTTTTCTTACGATTTGTCCAAGGTACAACTTTCCACGCACTCCTCCTGGTCCTTCTCCACATGCCTCCACACAATATGTCCCACGGCTGTCCACTTTCTTTCCTTGCCTTTTTTGTTTCGTTCTTTCTTTGTCTTGtcccttctttttctttctttttctttttcagttTCCTCTTTcttcttaattttcttttttcccaAATACCTTCTCTCAATCTGTCTTTTtctgccttttttttttaattttgtattaaggTATTTTTACCCATTCTGTTTAACTTTTTCTTTATCTTCTCCGCTACTCTTAGGTCCTCTTCTTGTTTCTTCCGTTTCTCCTCCTGATCTGTAACTTGATCCATACATTTATCCATCTCTCTTACCTTCTGTCCCATATCCTCAACCTTTACACTCTCTTTATGAACATCTTATTTTCTTTGGTTATGTAATACAAATGCCATTAATTCATCTTTCCTTTCTTGATGCAGGATGAGGAGTGAATATCCTTTGTGACTACATTCATGTTTTGAATCAAAATTTTCATCACAAATCTCACAAATCCCTTTTCCCAACTTCTCATAAATTTCATTGGTGGATGTGGGTTTGAGTTATTAGATGAAACCATTTTGGACAACCCTTTAAAGCATGTTTAAAGGAGAAATTTCACGCCCAAAACCCCAAAGACATCCATCAAGATCATcttcttgattattttttggacttttgccaTCACTGGCGATTTTTCGGTATTGGAATTGTACTGCTCTGATAGTTTTAACAGACCAGCACCGAAACTAGATAGTATGGACACTTTGAGTTTGTCCACTAACTCCCAAAAGACCAATTCCTTATTAAAATTCCAAAGCTAATTATTGTTACAAGGGTGGCTCTTTATATAACCTAAGCCCCAAGAGACAACTACAAAAttacaattaatataattaCAAAGGACAAAGACTAATTAATATGAAATGTCAATAATGCCCTTGGACCCTTGGACCCGAGTTATGACATCCTTCTTTCTCATTAAAGTTGTGAAGCATCTGTATCTTGCTCTTCTTCTCGTCTTTCATGGCTTCCCTATTAAATTTCGCAGATGATCTTCAATTCAGCTGTTATAAAGCAGTGAAATCGGTTGATTTTTGTGATGACACGCCGCTTTTTTACCCAGCGTTACAATTAGTGAGAAATCGACATAGTTTTCTTAAAATCTATTTCTGTTTCATAGCGTCTATTGTTTTGCACCATGGCAGGAGCAAATTGAGgcacattttttaaaattaaggtgAAATGCATCAAGGCGAACGCCTCTTGTATTGGGATTTGATGAAAAATACTTCAATCTGGGATGCAATTGTGGAAACGGTTGTATTGACGCGATGAACAAACTATAGCTAAGTAATAACGTAAATTGCTGCTGCCATGGTGTgagttttgcaaaaaaattcaCATAAGGACACTTTTGCTCTTAATAATGCATTTTTGttgaactactattattattcaataatatGCTCGTTGCTATATTAATTGCTCTATATGAGATATTGTTGAAGGATAAAAGGATAACATATTAACTTTGtagttaaattttttgtttaacgaataaaattataagtaatctaGTATAAGTGAATTgttataattaaagttaatggaTATTGATGAATTTTTAACATGGAGATGTTGGAAGAACTTTTTCTTCTGTTTAGCGAGATGTCACAATACATTTTTCTATAACCTTTTCTTGATATATAGCGTTAGTGTAATGTTAGGGGTTACACGTTACGTAACGGTAAATGCGTTCGTGAAAATTCATGAACCGTTGTATAATGAGATTCAAAATCGTGACAACTCTCAAAACATATTACATAACATCGAGGGTTTAGCTGGGTGCTTGCCTGAGTGCAAAAGATGCTAATTGAGGCACTCTTGAAACTGATTGTGTGGTTGGGCTATTACTTGCTCTTCCTTTTGGTTATTGCTCCATTCTTAGTGAGTGCGTCGAGCAATTTGAACGATATAGAAGAGATGGATGAAGAGCTGGAACAAGTTTCTTTTATGGAAATATGGCAACGTCGAAGGAACTAAGAATTGGATCAAAATGAAAGGGATTTGAAGAGTAAATGTAATACAACGAGTGCGGgtagaatttcaaattttccttcaCTATTGAATACATATTGGTTTTGTTGAGGTTATTGGGTGGGTTAAGAGGTAGTGAAATTCCCATGATTTCACAATCAAGTTTTAATGGAGGGTTAAGGTTGATCTTATGCTTTGTAAAGGATGAAGTTTGGGTTGATGGTTGTACTTTACTTGCTTTGTGGTGGAGTGGTAGATGAGGTGGTTTTGGTTTGGGATGGAGGTACCCTTGGTATCAATTCTTCTTGATGGTCACCCGAGAAGATTTGAGAATACAACAATGTGAATTAGCCGTAAATGCTAGTAAATGCTTGGGGGAGAAAGAAGAGGAGTTAAAGCTATCATTTTGCATGGTATCGGACACTAAAGGTGAATTATTGTTGCTGCTAAGATTGCACAATTGTGTTGTCCAAACGTAGCTTATGTATATTTGTAAATGTAGAAACGTGAGGATTGTGTATTCATATACGTGAACAAAGCAttgatttatataaaaagtgGTTAGAAAAAACTCCAGTATTACCAAGAGCTCTAGCTTTGTGATTTGATTCAAGCATAAGTTTAATTCATTCTAAGTTGATTAGTCTCAAGTTAGAAATAATTCTCTTGATTATCTTCATTTCATGGGCACGTTGACATTTATGTTTTAGTTTGCAAAAGGAGTGTCCTACTACAATTCTTTTGGGGTGCTTGATTCTCTAGAAGTGtattactcccttctattcaccaCATGTGTCCCGTTTGACTTTTCACGAATTTTTAGGTTGTCAAATGGGACCACATGTGTGGGAGAGAGAGTCCAATTCATAGTGGGGTTTAACACATGTGTAGGTGAGAGAGTCCATTGGTAAAAAAAGATATTCAACATAGAAATGGGACTTTTGAGATAACGTGACTCAAAATGGAAATAGGACACCCgtgctgaataggagggagtatgaattgtaattaagaaaaattatgaacTAAGCACATACATGGTAGACATGTTTTGTTTTCtaagtaaaatttaaatatctatTTCTTCTCCCTGATaatgcaatttttttttggaattaaagTATATTAATTGCATTTATTTTAGGTTTGTGGAGTAGCATTAGTCAAGCATGATTGATGACACCTATCAACTATTTTTCTATTGGAAAAAGATTTTTATAATGTTCCAAACTATTATGGTTAAAAATTTTTTAGGCTATGAATGCATATCCCAATAGGAGTGGAAACTCAAAATCCTTGTGTAAAATCTTGGATGCAGTTGTGGTTGCATTTATGGTCATAAAATCATTTTCATGGAAGAATTATTTCGTGGTTGTCGCGGCCGATACTATAGCTGCAATATAACGTAAAGAGCCTTTAGACTACAATCACGATGGAGGGATTTGTTGAGATTTTGCTCTATGCCCACAACATCAAATTTGTGGGCGACATTCGTCTAAATCGACTTGTCAGATTTGGTTTGatgcattttttttcttatatatgcTGGGTTACAAACAACCTTGTTTTCACATATTACAAATGTTTATTGTATCTCTTTTTTGGATAATGCGCCTTCGTGCTAAATAGATTTGTAGAATTTCTTTTACTTCATGTGGGAAAGGTTGGCtaaatagtgcaaaaatacggtTTTGGTAAAAGTTGCGGTAATGGTTGTGAAATTTTCGCGGTCAATATGACCTACATTTTGATTGCGGTAAACTCAAATACCATTACAATACAACCATAATACATTGATGTAGTCTTGTTTTTGGATTATGGTTGGCTTACAACATGATGCAATTTTCACATAGGGAGGTCAATATTGTTTCATAATCTTTGTATTTTaggttttatttgtattaagaCGTAGTACCTCGTGTTCTATGATGATTTAGTGGCTTCTCTTTGTCAAAGgcttgtttttctttcttttttttttgtatggaTTGGGCTGGCCTAGATTTTTGGTAGTTTTGTTCGTCCAATGTATTTTCTTTAGTCTACTGAGTTCTTGATATGTTGTGTGGTTCTTTAGTTGAGGATCCTTTTCTGATGGGGAGTAATTCTGAGGGCCAAAGAGAGAATGTATGATTAACTATGGTGATTTCTATAGGTGAAGTAACAAAATTTGTTTATCTCGTGCCTAAAGTAGAATTGTAATAACCAATTTGAGGCAAAAGATACTTGGAATGACAAAACTAATTTGGGATGGAggagtatgttttttttatggttATAGTGCGTAATTCAGAGTTTACTTTCACTCATAGTTCTTGTCGAGCTTTTGTGTAATTTCTCTTATCTAAGATAAAAAGATCAAACGAAGGGAAGATTGTCTTGTGAAGATTGGAAGGATGTTTTGAGGGCTTGTCTTGTATATTACTTACTTCTTCCCCTTATTTGTTGTTCTTTTGGTtctttttaagttaaaataCATGCCTTTGAGGATCTGCATGTAtggaaaatttacttttaaacaCGGTTCATCGCATACACTTGGGCATCGATGCTGATTCTATTTATATTAATCCAGGAAGCGATTGCTGGAAAGTGCAATGTAGTTTGCATTTCAAACGATGAGAGAAATCGGCAACCCTCCAAAGAAGAATTTAAGATGGCAGACTATGTATTTTATCGCACATTTGATGTCCAAGAACGTACGGTTTCCGATAAGCTCGGTGAAAAGATTGCCATGATTGATGGTACATTCTTTTGCCTAGAAGtcttattctttttcaagcGTTATGCGATAATGCTTGTGTCATGACACATTTTTCTTACTAATTTGTCACAGTTAATTtcttattgaaaaaaaatgattCTCAATTACTGGATCTCCCGATGGTACATAGTGAGAATGGTTATTTGAATTTAGAGAAAAAAGAGGACGGGCCAATTCGTTTATTGGACAAGTCAATAGCCCATCCCGTGATAACTTATGATGCTGCTGGAGCTGGTAAGAGCGTCGCTGTTGTAGGGTTAGAGAAAAAGTTGATCAAAAAGGATCTGGGAGGAGCAGATGAAGGTGAGAAATATAAAGGCAGTGAAGGTCTTTTGATTCTTGAAGAGGATAATGGGTCAAATGGAAGAGGTGATGCTACTAGACCCGATATTGATCCTGGGGGTTTACCTGCTACTGAAGTAGCCTTGGCATCTAATCAGAACATTATGAGCAAAAATTGCGTTATGATACCAACAGAAAATGGGCATCATGGTTCTGGAATCAATAATGTTGATGATTCTGGAATCAATAGTGTTGATGATTCTGTTCCATTTGCTGCCACTGACAATAGAAAATCAAAACTCAAGAATGACAGTTACAGGTCAACTCATGCTATTGAAAACTTAAAGACCCAAGACAGGCCATTGAAGAAACTCAAGGTTGATGGTTCTGCACCACAGTCCAGCGACAATGGTGGGACTAGCACCCTGAAACGTACTACTGTTGATACCCAAGACAGGCCCTTGAAGAAATTCAAGGTTGATATTACTGCACCTCTGTCCAGTGACAATGGTGGGACTAGCAATCAGAAAGATACTATCGTTGGTAGCCACAAGGTATTGCAATCTGTTGCTGCTGCTAGTGGTAGAGATCGGCTAACCAAAGAATGCAATGGTATAAGCAATAGCCTTTCTAAAAAGCTCCAGTCTGAGGGCTTAACTGAGGATGAATCTTATGTCAAGCATGGTAAACTTTCCGTGAAACAATCAAAAGATACACAGGGGTCTTCTAGAGTATATGTTGCAGCAAATAAGGGTTCACTACTTGTTGATGATGATGCCGAAATTGTTAATAAAGTCAATTTGAGTAGGAAAATGGTTGGGGCAAGCAATGAGAAGTGTAAAGTGCCAACTAAGGAAACTAAAGATGCTGAGATTGAAGCTTTTGGCCGTGTTAAGGAAGTCACTAATCGACCACCTGTAAGTATATTATTGGTTCACTTTAtgttaaattttcttttatgtctttctcaatttcaaaaaagtgcgttagtaaaaaaataatatgaccAAACTTTTGCATTTGGGTATAAATTTGCATCAATGTTCTTGATTTGGAAGTGAACATAAATTGGTCATTATTATCTAGCCACAACTCATATTTCACAAGTTTCATCAACTAGTTCATCGTGGATGTGCGAAATAGTGCAAAAAATGCAATTTTAGTTGAGATTGTGTTAGTATTTTACAATGGTGCGATGATGAGGGTGATGGATTTGTTTTACTGTTAACCAGTTGAGAGTTGAGACCATGATATACCCTTGAACCCCCGTAAAATGTGATTTTCTTATACCTTTACAATGCGAGTAGTATCTGTTGGCATTTTTTTAATCCTTTACAACACGAAGGATATGAAACGATGCgaccttatttttgcactatgttttATGAAGATACAACTTATAGGTTTGTTAATGTGTTCACAATTGTGACAAGGAAATGTTGGAGATGGGTGAATAACATTGTTGTGCTAGATTATTAACAACTCCATAAGGGGAGGAAAGAAATCCATATGGACTCCCCTTTCAAAGCCCTTATGGGGACAAAACAAGCTGGCATCAACgatggaaaaaaaaatgcaagatCTAAAGGAAAAGGGATACGACCATTTAAACCAAAGGGGAAAACAAACTTGgctttcaaaataaaaagccaTAAATCTATAATATGAactacaaaacaaaacaaaaacaatatctAACAAAGCATGTCTAACCAAGCTTTATCAACAATACTATTCTTCGAGTTGTAAAATACACCATGATCCTTTATATAGTGCTTGATCTTGTGAAGAATATAATCAATATATCACACTATACCCTCCCAAACACCTTTATTGCGAGCCATCCATATCCAATAAGCCAACACATTGAGACAAGTAAAGAGAACTATTCTCCTAAGCTCTGAGCACTCCTTACTCTG of the Amaranthus tricolor cultivar Red isolate AtriRed21 chromosome 6, ASM2621246v1, whole genome shotgun sequence genome contains:
- the LOC130816147 gene encoding protein ANTI-SILENCING 1 isoform X1, with the protein product MLATVMLPPAIWVSFRPRDFIMSNLKEGDKSDDIGFSWGIRKGRGGQNKDVQFYGSFTYDDVEYFLYDCVYLLKEGEAKPYVGKLIKIWEAKNKERKVKILWFFHPEEISNYLVGENVLENELFLANGVGKGLANVNPLEAIAGKCNVVCISNDERNRQPSKEEFKMADYVFYRTFDVQERTVSDKLGEKIAMIDVNFLLKKNDSQLLDLPMVHSENGYLNLEKKEDGPIRLLDKSIAHPVITYDAAGAGKSVAVVGLEKKLIKKDLGGADEGEKYKGSEGLLILEEDNGSNGRGDATRPDIDPGGLPATEVALASNQNIMSKNCVMIPTENGHHGSGINNVDDSGINSVDDSVPFAATDNRKSKLKNDSYRSTHAIENLKTQDRPLKKLKVDGSAPQSSDNGGTSTLKRTTVDTQDRPLKKFKVDITAPLSSDNGGTSNQKDTIVGSHKVLQSVAAASGRDRLTKECNGISNSLSKKLQSEGLTEDESYVKHGKLSVKQSKDTQGSSRVYVAANKGSLLVDDDAEIVNKVNLSRKMVGASNEKCKVPTKETKDAEIEAFGRVKEVTNRPPDRSKWFTASPWEDRMKEAHDQHRLVLLQNLDATYTSSEVEDIVWHGFGESCTAQVVQRTATSNRYSGKALVIFKTRDVAERIISKLDIGCLMLPNKRPLIASRDICFPGKPGSFPGHLVLDKVRHQQQRESREAVSTSHSAQPNTLEYEMAIEWRLLQAKSELCWKMLYKKQAEETKRLKASLKSK
- the LOC130816147 gene encoding protein ANTI-SILENCING 1 isoform X2; protein product: MSNLKEGDKSDDIGFSWGIRKGRGGQNKDVQFYGSFTYDDVEYFLYDCVYLLKEGEAKPYVGKLIKIWEAKNKERKVKILWFFHPEEISNYLVGENVLENELFLANGVGKGLANVNPLEAIAGKCNVVCISNDERNRQPSKEEFKMADYVFYRTFDVQERTVSDKLGEKIAMIDVNFLLKKNDSQLLDLPMVHSENGYLNLEKKEDGPIRLLDKSIAHPVITYDAAGAGKSVAVVGLEKKLIKKDLGGADEGEKYKGSEGLLILEEDNGSNGRGDATRPDIDPGGLPATEVALASNQNIMSKNCVMIPTENGHHGSGINNVDDSGINSVDDSVPFAATDNRKSKLKNDSYRSTHAIENLKTQDRPLKKLKVDGSAPQSSDNGGTSTLKRTTVDTQDRPLKKFKVDITAPLSSDNGGTSNQKDTIVGSHKVLQSVAAASGRDRLTKECNGISNSLSKKLQSEGLTEDESYVKHGKLSVKQSKDTQGSSRVYVAANKGSLLVDDDAEIVNKVNLSRKMVGASNEKCKVPTKETKDAEIEAFGRVKEVTNRPPDRSKWFTASPWEDRMKEAHDQHRLVLLQNLDATYTSSEVEDIVWHGFGESCTAQVVQRTATSNRYSGKALVIFKTRDVAERIISKLDIGCLMLPNKRPLIASRDICFPGKPGSFPGHLVLDKVRHQQQRESREAVSTSHSAQPNTLEYEMAIEWRLLQAKSELCWKMLYKKQAEETKRLKASLKSK